CAGAGTACAAACATAACTGTGCAGTGGCACAGTCATCATTAACACAAACatgatttattgttgatgtaTTCATTTAGTTTTGCTGAAGGTAACTCATAATGATGCAGATAGGCATGTTTTGTGACAACAGACCCAGGAAAGgcatgtatttttattgttgtataCAATATATGGTAATATAATAACGAGCCTTTTGTGTGATTAACAGCTGTGTTTAAATATTTGGATGTCTCTTGGACTCAGTGATAAATGCAGCTCTttataagtgtgtgtttgtggtgttttctTTCATCAGCAGGCCAATGAAGCCCTCCACCACCAGCACCAGGTGGCCCAGAACAGCCTGCTGCCTCTTCTCAATGCAGGAACTGAACAAGTTGACCAGAAGCCTGTCCTTCCGATCCAAATAGACCAGAAGCCTCCTTCCAGTGCTGCTGATCTCCTTAAAGACAATGTGACCGGCGGTGGAGGTCCAAGGCCACCTGTGCCTGTGATAAAGAAGGAACACAAAGGTAAAACACCTTTCGTCTGTGGTTACTGTAACAAGGCCTTCCGAGACAGCTACCACCTGCGACGCCATGAGTCCAGTCACACCGGCATCAAAATGGTGTCACGGCCGAAGAAGACCACCCAGACGGCCCCCACCATGGTACCCATGATTTCCACCATGCCACGAGAGAACAACGGCAATCCTTCCTACATCTCGACAGTAGCGGGCATCCTGTCCACGGCGACCACTTCTGTTTCATCAGGCACGAGCGTCATGACCCCGTCTGCCATGGGCAACGTGCCGCAGCAAAACATTGTAAAGAAACCAGCCAAACCGGTCAAGAAAAACCACGGGTGCGAGATGTGCGGCAAGGCCTTTCGCGACGTCTACCACCTGAACCGCCACAAGCTGTCCCATTCAGACGAGAAGCCGTTCGAGTGCCCCATCTGCCAACAACGCTTTAAAAGGAAGGACCGAATGACCTACCACGTCCGCTCTCATGATGGAGGGGTCCACAAGCCTTACGTTTGCTCTGTGTGCGGAAAAGGCTTTTCCAGGTGAGATGAGCAAAAGTAATTAGCAATGTGATATACAACGGTTCAGTTATACCTTTCATAATACTGTGACTCATACTAATAGGCACTAGAATTTCAcactttgtttttgcttaatcATGTTCAACCACTAAAGCTGTAAATATGCACATGagcaatatatcaaattaatttttattaatcAGGATTAGCCTTtctgaaaataatggaaaatccCTTAATCGCAAAATCAACATTATTCCTCTGGAGACCATTCTACCAAAAATTGCGTCCTGTAATGTAGTAATTGTGAAGCTATTTCTCcagtcatatcctcctgagacacatTAAATAACGGTTGGATATGGCACGATACAACAGTTTtcgatacatttttaaaaaaattttctatggaatgtcctttgcagtggacagcaggggtttttttttttttagtaaaactgtgaaactcctgtcccctacagtagaccaaaatgcattgctgggtctcatggCGTATAGTTTTATTAAAGAAAGAATGCTTTTCaatcatgatttttaaaaaaaaaaaagaaagaatgcaattgattaaaaacaaacaaaaaaaaaaattggagaaaGAAATTTAGATTTGCCTAGCTCTATATAGAGTAATAGCATGTTGTTTTTTAAGTTTTATATTTGAAGTTAAATATTAGTTAGTGAATCTCCATTGCTCCTGTTTCCCCTCTTTCATTCCTTCACTCACTGATCTAACctttgtcatgttcaaaatataaaCTCTTAGTGCCAAGTTAGTGGTTAAAAATGCAGAATTACACTATTGCCAATAAACACTTTATTTCATCATGCTCCCCAAAATTCTTGTCCTTggaaaacaaactgtaaaatcaTGAGCGACTTCTGGCTGTCATGTCCTGGCAGCAGATTTTTAAGGGCGTGGAGGGTAACGTTACCCTTTTCAGATCTCTTTGACATTCCGTTTATAGCTGTTGGGTTGGTGAAATCAGATTGTTTCTAGGTAGATCAGTAACATGGTAAGGCTCTGTAATTATCAAGTTAACTCtgtcagttcaggtcccggtgcaGCCTGGGACGTCCATACATGTTTAGGGTTTTAAAGCCAGCTGGGTATCATGTCCTCTTTGCAATAGAAGCCACAGGTTAGTTTTGGATACGTTTTTAGTAAAGGGCCTTAGCAATGCAAACCCCTCTGCTTTATCATGCAGCTTGACCGACTTCCAGACAGCAGTAACCACACATACTCAAACGTTTGAGGGGAAAAACACCAGCGCAAAGCAGCATTATGTTATTTCTACAGCGGCATTAGTTTTTCATATCCTTTCAATAAACAAGTAACAACAACTGAGAAAACTGTTGCAAACAGGATGTAGGGTTCCGAGATCTAATTTATTCTTATAGTAGACTGGCGACGGAAAGTAATTTCACCCTCTGATAGTTGCATTCCAGGGTCAGTGAGATAAGTCTCCACTTGTCTACgtcaaatatgaaaacaaaaataaaacatgatggtGCACAAATTCTGTGTTgccaacataatttttttttttcattatttattttacagtccaGAAGTGAGCTTTGACTGTGTCTCAGTGTGCAAAAAACTGTAATGTAACGTCATATATAAGTGTTAAATTACCTTCACTGATACAAACACGTATTCATTTAAATAATGAGAGAGGGCTTGAAAACTTTCCCTGCTCTATTTAAATAGCATTTAGCCACAGTCTCCTGCTGGCAAAGAAGATGTCCTCAATGTGAATGAGTCATCAGGTTAATGTGTTTGCATTACTCAGTGACACCGCAAATTCACAAGAAAGGATGGACTATTGTTTATTTATCCTTCCAGTGTCTCTGCTTTCACATGTAAAGTTTTACAATCCTTCTTAAATTAACCCCCGAAACCATTTCAACCACATGTTTTAAGTCGCACATGAGAGACTACCAGCGATGGCCTAGCAAGGGAGGGGGAGGCGTCACTTGTCACTTCGCGGTTCCCGCCAGCGTGTCACAGCGTCTCTTTCCCCAGGGAATTTAGTGAACCGTACGCTAATGTTCAGGTCACATTTACTACGTAAAGAATAAATATTTAGCACATCACAGTCTTAGGATTGTTTGGGGGGAAAAATATTGTAATCTTTTAACTTTTTATATGCCAAACATTGTTGAATGTTCTTAGCAGAGAATATTGATGAAGCCACCAAGAGCGTCGTACTGCAACGTACcttcaacaacaacacaaaaaaaaaacatcagcagtGTACCCTAGGCAAGCTGTAACACTAGCACTGTGCTGTGTAGGGCAGTTTCAGGCATGCTTCCAACACGGTGACGTGGGGTAGGGATTCATCAGCATACTGGAAAGTGAGAATAGGGACTGAATAACAGGGCACTGAGTCACGGCCACTCAGCCAGATCTGTAGGCAGGCACTGTCTGGAGTCTGCTCTGCTCGTCAGtggacagaaaagagaaaaaaaaaacctgattccGGTTCATGGCACCACTGAGAAGATTCCACTTGATTCTACtcatttgtatttttaaaaaaaatcaccagCATGAAACTTTCCGGTTCGAGAGCAGCTGCCAGTGCTGTAGTCCTTACTCACTCCATTATGGCACTTCCAACATGATTCAGCTCACAGCTTCGCTAGAACTAACAAGCTGACAGGGGAGGATCAGTGCCAAGTAGAATTTGTGAATGCTGGATTTTCCCTGTAAAGGTCAAGAGGCGAATCGCTGTTTTCTTGCAGCTACTGATATGCACTGAAGCAAATTATACAGTAGATAAACACGGAGGAATGTGTTGTAATACACGCCCGCTTTTTATTTGAGGTCTGTTTTAATAGCACTTGTATTAGATAAGGATTAAGATCAAATTGCAGCTTTCTGACATTTCAGAGCGTTATGTTGTCACATTCctttttttaaccacatttaCTCACTTCCCACTTTTTCATAACACTGTAATGATTTTCACACTTGCCGTTGTAGTCATTAGCTGTTGTTTTTCAGTTTCCTCCATGGCATTAATTAAGGTGAATTAACTGTGTAACCTACATAGTCCCTCCCTAATCCCAGCATTTTACAAGTAAACAAGTAAGATGCCCAAGTTCCTAAAACGTTCTCCCTGGCATTAATGTAAACAATACCAAGGGTGTGTTAAGTGAAAATAAAGTCGAGCACTGCGGTTGTAATGCTTAACTGCCGATTAAACTGAGTGAAAACAAGTAGGAAATGTAGTGTGCCTTCCGAGtcggttgcatttttttttttttttaaactaggtcAAACTGATTCACGCACGATTGATCACGGAGAATTAACCACCACTGACTGAAATTTTAAGGATGTTTTCGTGTCCTGCCCCTCATTACAAAAGCAAACAGAGCACATCAGTTTGTGAGTTCAGACTGCACCTGCAAATGCTACAAAAGAGTTTATTTCAACCTGATTTTTATATTAGAAGCTAGTGCACATACAGGTAGTTTTTTTAATAACACTACCAATAGTACAATGCGTATTATTTAAGACTTCTGTTGAAAATGGCACAATGTTGGTGGAATTAAGTGACTATACTTTATTGATACATGTCTGCATTACtacatttaatgtttgtttttttttcccactccttAAAACtacaagtaaaataatgactttaaaaaGAGTACATAATTAattcttttaagttttttttcttaattaataaGTGAAAATTCTCATGTAAATCGGTGCCACTATGGAACTTAATGTTTTACATGACTAGCAAATATTCAGGAATTCTTTGTAATTCAAtgtctctgtaaaaaaaaaaaggaaaaaaacggaAAAAATAATGTACaacgttatataaataaaataatatagaaatgataTGATGTACTAAATATGTCCTCCCCTATTATACATTGCaatatgtgtatatacatgtatataaaaTACATGGCAAAATCAAATTATAATAAaagttagcagcattaaaaagtgCAGTTTCATACATATGAATCTCACTGCACCACTGTCAGAAGAGTAAGACGTTTTTCCATTTGCTTGTCTTCATTTGTAGGCCAGACCACTTGAGCTGCCATGTGAAGCATGTGCATTCCTCAGAAAGACCGTTTAAATGTCAAGTTACGGTAAGAGTCAATCCTTTATTATTcaacttttcttttgtttctgtgcATGTACTTTATCGCTGACGTCTCTGGCTTTACATCTGCAGGCCTGTACCTCTGCTTTCGCCACCAAAGACAGACTCCGTTCCCACATGATCAGACACGAAGGCAAGGTCACTTGTAGCATCTGTGGAAAGATGCTGAGTGCCGCCTATATCACCAGCCATTTGAAGACCCACGGACAGACCAACTTTAACTCCTGTAATAAAGGTACCAGAACTCGTATTCCTAACATTCCCCCCAATACCATCAACATTCAGCTCTTAGAGTCTTGGTTAGCAGTGAAGAAtggtgtctttttatttttggtgAATATACAAGCATTGGTGATCACCCAAAGAAAAGGGTAAAAGTTGCACAACacagggtttgtacaggtgcttgaaatccttgaaaatgcgtGAATTTCAATGTTATGTTTTCAAGGTCTTAGAAGTGCTTAAATTTGAGTGTAAGTGCTcgtaattctaactctgtgatgtgagttatttatgtttaatattaACTTGGCTAGATTAAATGGCAAGCCTATGCTACAgggaggtgatacattttgaaaaataaaacttaatgtcaaaaaagaaaattagcagattctctcaggtcgactccagctACATTTTTTATCTAAACCTTTGGTTCGGTGCGAGTGAgactgaagaacgccaagtggcttcctagtttttggataaaactttgtgttgtcctttaatttctaaactttttgctattctgaaacatcattttagatgtttatagcgcAATGCAATgtacatcggctaaaatttgcttagaggtcttatttatgtctttgtgcataagaaataaagataagtgaatccccaaaggaactttgtgttggtaaatgcaagttatgcaaatttacaggatttcagttttgttgcaacatgttgatggtcatatgaactatgttttcaggtcaaaaatgtccaatttcatcacagttaatgctatattttcatgtcacaaatggccaagttatattttaactgaatttacctgaaaaacaaacattctattcttttagattccccaatttttcttacaagtttatatactacatatcacatgttttatttttacaggttgcaatatggagaatggtgctgatccatcctgcttatgttacgctaatacatacattaagaatgtcacacgtcactttttaaatcaacagttttctaataataagcatttttataaagaaataacaattctatattgttatttactctttagtatgatgataaactatacaataaataattatgatactagtttttgcacagggatcattagtgtaaacagtgacatggctgctgagcatcagtatgatgggatccttaacaaccatgtcacatccgtccactgacacattttgtgtttttgtgtcagctgttattgttttagatccacaatactaacatttatgaataagaggataattagcaatagtaagtatataagtttattactaataaagtactggtactgaccagatcatcatgggtaatgtcactttcgtccaccagcaaaagttttcacatacacgtgcttttcaaaatccaatatttctgaaaatatagcttccactgtcaagtaatatcagtagtctgtgcacaaatgtattaacattatttcaacataattctatgcatttcttacaactttttttttttttttttttttgacccccTAAGTTAATTTTAGCCGACATCGTTGtgctaaaaagtgaaaaaataattatgagtatatgtattcctgtagatatgtattttaccccagtgataaagttcagtgctggaaaaattttaaaatgacccttaaaagtgcttgaatttgaccttgaaaaatgtgtttaaacCCTGACAATAGAAAATCAGTGTCAGGTTATAATTTCTGTTATGAAGGGACTGTTGTAGATGTGATGTTTTGACTTGTGGTGAGATTTAGCTGTTGCTTGAGCCAAAATATAACGTTTGCTTTGGTTTTTCCCCAGAAGGTAACGACGTTTGCAACTCTGCCTCATCTACCCCTGTGACTGTGTCTGCCCCCATCACCACGGCGATGAACCGGGGCAACTCCAACAACAACCCCGTCACCATAGCCGCACAAATGAACATTAGCACCAACACAGTCAACATCACGTCTCCCGTCAGCCTCCAGCACCCGGTCACCATCACCGGGCCGGTCAACATCGCCTCCGTCAACATCCCGGCCTCGGCGCCTATGAATATCGCCCACCCGGTCGCAATAACCACCCCCATGCCCATGAATATAGCCGGGCCGCTCAACATCGCCATGAGGCCAGTGGATAGCATGCCTTTTCTGTCCCAAGTCTTGCCTTCTTCCCCGCCCTGGTAAAGAggcaaacacagaaaaagaagAGAGAAGCGAACTGGCCACAAAGAAAGGGAAAATGAAGTGAAACAAGAGACTAGTGTCGTCAATATTTGCACCTCGAGCCCAGCTCTTTCTCTCCCCGAACCGTGTTTACTTCATCCAACCATGAAGTGAACGTCTACAGCTGTATGGCCGGTGGGAGCTCCATAAGTCGCCGCCGCCACCACCGCACCCTAACTAATGTTAAGAGACTGACACGAGACGCAGAACACTTGAGTAGAAATCGAGTAGGATTTACCTTGAAATCAGGAGAACCGTAAGGCTTAGTGTAGTCCATTTAGAATGATTAAACTGTGATTTGTATCATGATGAATGAGAGGACATGAATTCTCAAGCATTCTTGAGGACTCACTACACCTGTGCTTTTGTAAATGAGAGAAGAGACATGGACTGAAGCAATAAATAGAAATTGCTGTTTTTGATGTTTtacacattctctctctctcactataAAAAGCCTCTGGGTGTTACTTTTTGTATGTCGTTTTTTTAACTATAGCCTGCTAATCACTATTTAATGTTAGAGAAAATGAGTCTAGGAAAAGGGACAGCAGCTTCCACTTGCATGGAAGAATATTTTTTCACAGTGCTTTAGCTTTTCTTTCTCAGATAGTAGATATGCTCTTGAGGTACAGTGACTAACTTGTACAGTTGACatattaatgtattttaatgtcaGCGTTTTGCTTTTTGCTTTAGTCATTCAAGTGGATATCTCGACACTGTCCTCTTGACTAtgaaatatttgtacttttttttttctatggatccacaaaggtttgtttttatttgcctATTTgtagtgttgattttttttttttttttttttttttcatgaagtcaGAATGGAGTCTTGCACTGAAAGCATATCCTACATACAGGTGAGCAGCAGTATTATCAAAGATCAAATTGGAGTCTTAAGTGTTTTGGTGAGCCAGCCTACACTTGAGGGCCATCTAGTGGCTGCACATGCAAAGGCCTGGCCCCGTACTGAAGCTTTTTCAGGCTGTTGCTGTCACAGTGACTGGTCAGTTTTGTTTGACTCTTCTGTACGCTGGTCTTTTCTAATATTTATCTAATCTGTGATAGGCCCAAGACAATACTAAGGACCCTTCACTCAGGAAACTTTCAGAAATGCCCACTAATCATTTAGGAACTTGGATCTTTTTAAATTAAGTCTATCTATATTCTACTTTAACTCTGGACTTCTGCGTTTTTTAGTTTCCCCTTAATCATTTTACATTCTGGTATTGACAGAATTTGCAGTCCAGCAGGGAGTAGAAGTCCAAGAATACTGGCACAGCCGTCCATTTAAATTATGATCTCCTGTTTAATGGCATACATGctgtacatttttacatttctttcttGTCCAATACAGACTCAGATAGAGTGACTGAGATCTGGATGAATTTTGACAAAATGCAAGTTTGTGTCCATTAAAGTAATGGGATGAGGTTGAGGTTGCATGACCCCAAACACTGTAGCTGTTGAACCAACTGTTTTTGATGAATGCAATGTTATCTTGACAGTGTTGCAGctctttgagttgattaattttatactgaaaaaaaaaaaaaaaaaaaaaagtacaatatgcATGTTTGTCATTTTCCCAAGATTTGTTTTAAACAAATGTTAGTGTAGCcttttttttatgttcttatgCATTTACGTAGATACACTATGATAACCTGTTTGCCAAAATTGATACAAGAATTATGTGATAAACTGAACACTTCTTGTGGAACCGAACATCTCTTTATTTTTAAGGACAAAAGATAATTGGAATTCCCAGGACACTTGTGAAAGCAGTTGAATGTATATCTTTGTACAAAACTATTTTAGTTCCAAGGATACAGTAGTTACAATAGATGTGAAAGataaaaataacctttttttttttttttttataaatcttttGTATTAGAACATTAACAATGGTAATTTTGTATATATAAGAGGCTAGGCTTTCTGATTAGCAGAAAGGTCAAACATtcctacatttttttaaatgtacgtTTGTCAAATTATTACATAAACATGCGCAATGTTATGTGCCTTTTATTTGGGTTGTCTAAATAAAAGAAAACTATCAAATGTGTTTATATGTATTATGTAATGTTTGATACTAAAAACGCCTGACGCTTAAGTTACATTTGAGTAAGAGGGTTTCCAAACTaggagggtcaaaacacagtaatgtctcatcaggtcagagagcgaactttaactgattgccattctaacatttatttaaatataaagtagctccttgttttggaaaaTCCCTTagggtccaactaaagcaaaaatgaatttaaaagtaaaaatgtgggtcatttagcaacactcatctgtcaaattgtctccaaaatgtcccgtcagagagattttgaatactgtgtttttaccCAGGAGCATTTTTAGATTATTTCTGATAGAGAATTCAGAAATACGGTTAATTTACCATCAACAGGAAGGCAACTAGAAACCCATAAATACAAGCAAATAGTAACAGTTCATGGTGTCAAAGTGCAACTCGGGCCACACCAAACACACAGCTGTCACTGTATATTTGCTTGAATGAGTCTGCCTGGTTCCTCTCTGATCTCATTCACAGACTATTTGTTTATACCCCTAGTTCTTGCTTCTGACATTCCAGTGATTTTTGTCAATTCTAAACAAACTGGAAATTCCCTTGAGGGCAGCTTCATCTGAGATGGTTTTAACCACTGTCTGGTGGAATCCAAAAATGTGGTCTTTCTTGCAGGGGCCTAACTTATTGACATAAAACTTATCTAAATACATTTGCAAGAGATGAGATACTGGAGCTGTTTCTCATTatcattaacagttttcttttatCAAATATATGTTTTTACACTTGTTTTCATGAAAGTGGCACTTCAGAAAATTCACTAACCTGTACTCCTTCCAAATACAGTGGGTACAGAAAGTATTCAGACCCCCTTAGATTTTTCACTCAGTTATATTGCAgtcacttaagtttttttttcttcattaatgcACACACAACAccccattttgacagaaaaaacagaattgtagacatttttgcagttttattaaaaagaaaaactgaaatatcacatgACGTTTCCAGACTCTTTGCTCAGTATTGAATAGAAACACCCTTTTGAGCTAATACAGCCATGAGTCTTCTTGGAATGATGCAACAAGTTTTTCACACCTGGATTTGGGGATCCTCTCCAGTTCTGTCAGGTTGGATGGTGAACGTTGGTGGACAGCCAGTTTCAGGTCTCTCCAGAGATGCTCAATTGGGTTTAAGTCAGAGTTGTTCCAAAGCCCCTCCTTGGTTATTTTAGCTGTGTGCTTCAGGTCATCGTCTTGTTGGAAGGTGAACATTTGGCCCAGTCTGATATCTCTGTACTTGGCTGCATTCATCTTTCCTTCAATTGGCATCAGTGTTCCTGTCCCTGCAGCTGAAAAACACCCCCACAGCACGATGCTTCACTGTTGGGACTGGATTGGGCAGGTGATGAGTAGTACCTGGTTTCTCCACACATACCAGACTACAGAATCTTATTTCTCATAGTCTGGGAGTCCTTCATGTGGTTTTGTCCAATTCCAGGCAGGCGTTCATGTGTCTTGCACTGAGGAGAGGCTTCTGTTGGGCCACTCTACCATAAAGCCctgattggtggtggtggtggtgttgcggggggggggggggggggggggggggggggggggggctgcagtgaTGGTTTACTTTCTACACTCACAGTcagtgaaaactttgagaccatattttttgatataatttttattttgaaaccctaaactggaattttttcatatgaatcatttgtttaggatattggcatacagaaacaaaaatctaaagtttcaagaataaattcaaaacaaaaaaacttaaaagaaaatggtACCTGCCAAACACAGTCACAACAGTAGCAGACCTGGttgggagttgtcactctctctctccctggacaCGGTCTATGGttaacagagcctgtggtgttgtgacgttcaaccaggtttctgattgtgggttgggaacagcccatacacctGACTAtgtcactggagctcaaactggcctccaccatacccagtgctcAGAGACgttcatgtgatagacgtggcatgatgccgttcactggactaacaatggtggccttttttgggcctttatataggccttccaaaccaatcctcagacagtgcagatacccactgagtattgctcagtgtgtatttggtccacttttgcaaagagaccaacccatgtgcaatgaaccgagacaacatgacaactcatcattatctcaactacccgagcactaagtcatcaataaatccacaatgaataattacaaccccccctacaagtagaaatatgtatacatttctacctcaaagtttctattgactgtcggTATACAACCGTCTCCCATTGTCCCACTGCATCTGGAGCTCAGCCATAGTCATCTTTGGGTTCTTCTTAACCCAGGGGTGTTCAATCCtcgtccttgagggccggtatcctgcatattttagatgtatccctcttccaacacacctgattcaaatgataaccctatcatcaagctctgcagaagcctgataatgaccatcaggtgcgatggaagagagaaacatctaaaacatgcaggataccagccctcgaggaccaggattggacacccctgtcttaaccCCTTTCACCAAAGCTTTTCTCCACTGATTGCTCACTGTGGCCGGACGGTCAGCTCTAGGAAGAGTTTTGCTCATCCCAAACATCTTCCATTTAAGGATTCTGGAGGCCACTGTGCTCTTAGGATCCTTAAGTGCACCAGAAATTCTTTTGTAACCTTGGCCAGATTTGTATTTTGCTACAATTCTGCCTGAACTCTTCGGCAGTTCGTTCAACCTCATGATTCTCATTTGCTCTGACATTAACTGTGAGCTGTAAGGGCTTCTATAGACAGGTGTGTGCCTTTCCTAATCAAGTTCAGTCAATTTCATTAAACACAGCTGGACTCCAATGAAGGTGCAGGACCATATCAAGGATGATCAAAAGAAATGGACATCACCTGAGTTAAAACTGTCAcggtaaagcaggggtgtcaaactcattttagttcaggagccacattcagcccaatttgatctccagtaaaataataacagtgaaaaaaagtcaaattctattatgatcaggtttatatctataaagtttccttaaaaatctaaataacatgaacagcttgaattgtaataagaaaaacaagtgtaattttaacattttaacaatattcggcctcgtttttatcagtttatcatttacacatgtgcgttacaatcgcacaaaacatttactaacaggcagaatattggtaaaataacatttacttttcttaagacatttccgtttgtttgtatttattcagggttattcacatttttggtaaaagtatagtttggtaatgtaaacattttcatgtaattttacttttttacaccaaaaaaacaaagaaaatttggggttgtcattatttataggttatgatgataatattttactggtctgacccacttgaaatctaatcggtctgtatgtggaacctgaattaaaatgattttaacaccattgattgttaatatcttcagtggaatttttgcatttcacaaattcatcccgcaggctgga
The Sphaeramia orbicularis chromosome 14, fSphaOr1.1, whole genome shotgun sequence DNA segment above includes these coding regions:
- the LOC115432739 gene encoding vascular endothelial zinc finger 1-like isoform X1, translating into MEPSWSTFLFQQANEALHHQHQVAQNSLLPLLNAGTEQVDQKPVLPIQIDQKPPSSAADLLKDNVTGGGGPRPPVPVIKKEHKGKTPFVCGYCNKAFRDSYHLRRHESSHTGIKMVSRPKKTTQTAPTMVPMISTMPRENNGNPSYISTVAGILSTATTSVSSGTSVMTPSAMGNVPQQNIVKKPAKPVKKNHGCEMCGKAFRDVYHLNRHKLSHSDEKPFECPICQQRFKRKDRMTYHVRSHDGGVHKPYVCSVCGKGFSRPDHLSCHVKHVHSSERPFKCQVTACTSAFATKDRLRSHMIRHEGKVTCSICGKMLSAAYITSHLKTHGQTNFNSCNKEGNDVCNSASSTPVTVSAPITTAMNRGNSNNNPVTIAAQMNISTNTVNITSPVSLQHPVTITGPVNIASVNIPASAPMNIAHPVAITTPMPMNIAGPLNIAMRPVDSMPFLSQVLPSSPPW
- the LOC115432739 gene encoding vascular endothelial zinc finger 1-like isoform X2, with protein sequence MEPSWSTFLFQQANEALHHQHQVAQNSLLPLLNAGTEQVDQKPVLPIQIDQKPPSSAADLLKDNVTGGGGPRPPVPVIKKEHKGKTPFVCGYCNKAFRDSYHLRRHESSHTGIKMVSRPKKTTQTAPTMVPMISTMPRENNGNPSYISTVAGILSTATTSVSSGTSVMTPSAMGNVPQQNIVKKPAKPVKKNHGCEMCGKAFRDVYHLNRHKLSHSDEKPFECPICQQRFKRKDRMTYHVRSHDGGVHKPYVCSVCGKGFSRPDHLSCHVKHVHSSERPFKCQVTACTSAFATKDRLRSHMIRHEGKVTCSICGKMLSAAYITSHLKTHGQTNFNSCNKGNDVCNSASSTPVTVSAPITTAMNRGNSNNNPVTIAAQMNISTNTVNITSPVSLQHPVTITGPVNIASVNIPASAPMNIAHPVAITTPMPMNIAGPLNIAMRPVDSMPFLSQVLPSSPPW